In Pseudomonas sp. ADAK2, the genomic window CCGAAGAAGGCTTTCGCGCCGAACAAGACGGCGCTTGAATCCGATTCGTTGCTGGTCACCCAGGTGAAGGACTGCATAGCCAAAGGCATCAACCGAACGCGGTGTTGCGCAACCCTGGGCATCAGCTCAACGCTGCTCTACCGGTTGATCAAGGATTACGACATCGATTATCCGAAGCTGGAGCCGGCGTTTCGATGAAGAGCCGGTCACAACAACGCAAACGACAAACCTGGCTGGCGCTGCCGGCCAGTGGCATAGAAGAGGTTGGCCATGGCCAAGAGTGGACAAGAGCGATCGGCGAAGGCCGCCGAGAAGCGGATCGAGTACGACGAGAAGGAACTGCGGCACCGGGTCAGGCTCGGTACGCGGCAGACGCTGGAAACGCTCATGGCCTGGAACGATGATACCGAGCAGGCCTCAGTGATTGAAGGCTGCCTGCGCTATGTGCATTCGCTCGGACCTGAGGGTGCTCGAATGGCATTAACTGCGCGCCACAAAATCGTAATTAGCGATAACGTGGCGCGGAAATTTCACAATCAGAGCCTGATCGAGATTCGAAAAAACCCTGGCGATGAAATTGTTAGTCCATAAATGTTCTAATCGTTCCGCTTCTGAATTAGTTTTACTTATTAGTGTATGCGGCCTCTCTGATTTTCAATGCGAGTTGGTTTTCACCTAGCGATAATCGATCCGCATGAGCCACATGTTCGAAGTTCAGCAGCCGTTGAGCATCCAAATTATCAAACAAAGCATACTCAATTGCAAAACGATTGAATTTTCGTCCTTTTTCACTAAGGCAATTATAAAAAATAAATACCAGCTCATAATCAGATAACAAAGAGCGCATGACTGCTCCTAAATGTTTTCTTTGCGAAGGATCCACCCCATCAAGAAATCTAAATACAGAATAAAGACTTCTAAAGTAAAGACCCAAATCGCCCTGATGAGCTCTGTATATTTTTTTAAAAGCTTCAATTCCTCGGCTGATATCCGGCTTGCCTTGAAAATCTGGGCTCAGAGCGACGTACCGCGCCTGCATTTTTCGCTTCCAATCGCGAAAGCAATCTCGTCCCTGTATCGTATGGGCATCGGGACCACTACGATGCAAATCAAATCCTTGGACAACTTGCTGCTGAAGGGCAAGCATATTGTAAAATTGTGACTCTGTTTGCTGCTTAGCGTTTTGAATATGACTTTCCTTTAAATCCTTTCTCTGAAAATAAAGCGTGATTAGTACGCCAGAGAACGCCAAGCCTGAAAAAAGGGCATTTAGGGCGCCAAATGCATCTCCAAATGTCCCACTGCGAACCCCCTTCAAATCAGTAATAGCCTCCGACGAGGAATAACCTGAGTACAAAAAATAATAATAGCCAACATATGCTATTAATACTGCCAATACACCGCCAGCGATCATTGCTTCAGCACTAATTCTTTTCTTCATATATTTATACCTATCTGACCCGGCTCCATGCCGGTCAACCGTAATACCTTAACCCAAATCAAAATGCCACCACCGGTCACGGAGGGCGGCGCCTGACTGGAAATAATCCTTGACCCACAACTGCGCATACGTCCGGCAGCACTATCAAGTGCCCGCAGAAATCGGCCGCCGCGTGATTGCCCACGGGAAGCCCGGCGTCATCCTGGCGGATCGTGGCCACTACATCGGCGTGGCGTTGGATGAAGCCCCGAAGAAGCGCATCGGCAACTACCACCCAACGCACGAAATGCAGTACGGCGAAATGGCCGAGACGCTGCCGCTGAAAGAGTGGTTGGCCCTGCAGTTCAAGCATGACTGGGATGATCTGGACTGGAACCGCGAGGCCCGCGAAGATCTGGTCAGGGGTGTGGGCTGCCACTCGAAGTCAGGCCAAATACAAGGCCTACGAGCGGCTTCAGGATTACTGCCACAGCATAAAGGCGATGTTGCACTTTAACGTTCGGCGCGCCTGATTAGTCATAATTTATTGCTTCAGATCAAACTCTTCAGCGCAAGCTTATGCCGATGTCACAACCGTGCATCCCTACCGTTGAAAAAGCACTCCAGTTCTTTCCATCAGTGGATATCCGCAGAGCACTCTCGTCGCCACTTAAGAAATAACCTTCAAATAGCATATCGATTCTTTCGATAGCGATTGCATGCGGAGGTAATGTCCGCACTTGCAGAGCAATGTCCGTAGGGCCACGACGAATTGTTATCAAAGGCCCGACAATTTCCACATCCCAATTGTCGTCACCGGCTGACCACACGTTGTCATCGATCCTCAGTGTTGTTGCGCCTGTTGTATCCGCAAGAAATCCCGATAGTAGAACCGGTGCACCCGGCTCTTCGGGAGGTCGAACAGATAGCAGGTTCACTCCATGGACCTGAATTAGAACTTTACAATCAACGAAGCTGACGCCGGCAAATCGAACTTCAATAGGATCAGGGCCGAAATCAAACAACTCTGAGGCAAACCCTTGCTGCTTGCACACAGGGTTATCGTTCGCTCTGGCAACAGTTGCGGCAGATAGAGTTCCACGCGCTCGTTTTTGATTGCACTGCATGCAGAGCAGAGTCATCCCGGCTGGATTGTGCTCCTTCGCATCCTTGAAGTCGGGATCGAAGTGCTCGTAATCATAGTAAGCCAAGCCGCATATCACGCAGCCGAACCCACACCGAGTCCGGATTTCACGACGGACATCCTTTGGCACGTACCGGCCAAGTCCATGCTGGTTTCGCTCTGCCATTGCTTTCTCTCGAATGTGTCCAGCCCATGTCGGGCCGAACACAAATAACCCACTTCAACGAATCACGCCAGCAGCCGAAAGGCACCACCTACCGCGCTGACGACTCTGAAAATCGATCAGTCGCTTTCCTGTAATTCGCCAGGTCGATGATCTGCCGCAAACAGATCACGACTTCCAGCTTCTGCTTGTCGTCGGGTATCCCTATTCGCTTCAGCATCATTCGCGCGTCTTCCTCGATCGCCGCGAGTGCATCGATATCGCTTTGCAGTCTCATGTCGGCCTCCAGCCAGGCTGAGTTCGACATAAATAAATACCCCAACTTTTTGAATCACGCCAGCCGGCGAGGATCCCCTATGTCCGCACAACAGAAGAAACACCCCTTCGATTTCAAAACCCAATACGGACTTGGCTTCAGCACTCAGGACGATGAGATCGTTGTCGACTTCTTTTGTGGTGGTGGTGGCGCCGGTACCGGTCTGGAAATGGGCTTGGGCCGCGCGGTGAACGTAGCGAAGAACCACAACCCTCAAGCGATCAGCATGCACACCGTGAATCACCCGGGCGCTGTTCATTACACCACCGACGTGTTCGAGGGTGATCCGGATACCGAATGCGGCGGCAAGGCCGTTGGCTGGTTCCACATGTCGCCGGATTGCACACATCACAGCCAGGCCGCCGGCGGCCAGCCGCGTAAGCGTGAGATTCGTAACCTGTCATGGATTGGTCTGAAGTGGGCCGGCAAGAAGAAGCCCCGCGTCATCAGCCTAGAGAACGTGAAACAGATCCTCCAGTGGGGGCCGCTGATCGCCAAACGCTGCAAGGCAACTGGCCGAGTGATGAAGTTGGGTGGAGCCATTGCCGAGCTGGGTGAAGTCGTCCCGGTCCACCAGCAGTTCCTGGTGCCTGACCCGAAGCGCCGCGGCCAGACCTGGGCAACCTTCGTTGCCGAGCTGCAGCGCTTGGGCTATGTCGTCGAGTGGCGCGTCATCAAGGCCTGCGACTTCGGCGCGCCAACCAGTCGGGAACGTTTGTTCATGATCGCCCGCTGTGACGGTGAGCCCATTGTCTGGCCGGCGCCGACACACGCCAAGCACCCGGTGAAGGGTCAGCAGAAGTGGCGCACCGCCGCCGAATGCATCGACTGGACGATCCCGAGCAAAAGCATCTTCGATCGGCCCAAGCCGCTGGCACCCGCCACCCTGCGCCGAATCGCCAAGGGCATGAAGAAGTTCGTCATCGATGCCGCCGACCCTTTTATCGTGCCGATCGCAAACTGGTCCGGAGAAAGCGTGCAGTCAGCGCACGACCCGCTGCGCACTGTCACCTCTTGGCCGCGCGGCGGATCCTTCGCAATGGCCAGCCCGATCATCGCGCCAGCCACGCACCAGGGCAGCGACCGGATCAACGACCCACACGCCCCGCTGCCGACGGTGACCTGCGCCAACCGCGGAGAGCTGACGCTGATCAGTCCGACGCTCATTCAGACCGGATACGGCGAACGCCCGGGACAGGAGCCGCGCGTGCCTGGTCTGGATCAGCCGCTTGGCACAGTGGTAGCCGGCGGTGTGAAGCATGCTCTCACCAGTGCTGTCTTGGTCGGTACCGGTGGACCTGAGTACTCGGGCAAGCCGGCATCGATTGATCAGCCGGCCGGGACGCTGATGACCCAGAACCACCGCGCGATCGCCGCCGCGCACCTAGTGAAGTTCCGGTTTTCGGATGAAGGCAAGGCACTCAATGAGCCGCTGCCGACCATCACCAGCGGCGGCAACTATCAGCGCCCAGCCGGAGCGGCCCACGCGATGGGTATCTCGACGGTGTTCATGGCCCAGATGAATGGCGGCTTCAACACCACCGACGCCAAGAGCATCGAAGACCCGATGACGACGGTCACCAACACTGGCAGCCAGCAGCAGTTGGTGACGGCGAACCTGGTGCATCTGCGCGGCAACTGCGACGCGCGGGACGCAGCAGACCCGCTACACACCATCAGCGCCGGCGGCACCCACCACGGATTGGTCACCGCCTTCATGGAACGCCAGTTTGGCGCCAGCGTTGGCCAGGCCGTGGACGAACCCGCACCAACCATCACGGCGGGAGGCGGCGGCAAAAGCTCGCTGGTCGAGTTTCAGCTTTCGCCCGAGGTAGAAGCCGGCGCGCTGCTGGTCGCAGCATTCTTGATCAGCTACTACGGCACTGAGAACGTGAGCGCCGCTGGCGAGCCCGCACCGACCATCACCACCAAGGACCGGCTGGCCCTGGTCACCGTCACCATCAAAGGCACTCCGTACGTGATCGTCGACATCTGCCTGCGGATGCTGCAACCGGCAGAGCTCTACAAGGCTCAGGGCTTCCCCGCTGACTACATCATCAGCCACGGCGCCGATGGCAAACCATTCACCAAGACCCAGCAGGTGCACATGTGCGGGAACAGCGTCAGCCCGCCGCCAATGGCAGCATTGGCTCGCGCCAACGACCCGTGGCGAGCAATAGAAAGGCAGGCGGCCGCCGCTTAATCCCATACCCCAGAACCGCAAAACCCCCTCCATTGCTGGAAGGGGTTTTGTGGAGAGGATGGGATTCGAACCCATGGAACGGTTGCCCATTCGCCGACTTATTAGGACGGTGCAATCGGCCACTCTGCCACCTCTGGAAAGCTTTTGCTTTCCGCAGGAGGCTGAGCGGCAGGAAATTTAACTCACCGCCAAGAAAATATCAATACGCCACTACCGGCGAGGACGCTCCATGCCCACAGAAAAACAAAAGGCCTATCACGTTGGTGAAGGGTCCGAAGGCGAACATGTCATCACCTTCGCCAGCAGCAGCGCCCAGGCTCGCCGCGAAGGCGGGAACGAACTGAACCTGGCCTTCGAGGAAGTGAGCTTTTGCCGGCGCGCGCCGTGGGCAGATGAATTCGCCGGGCAATCTTTCATTCCAGCAAAGGCGTATCACGACCAAGGCTGGTGGCTGTACTGCAACAACTGCGAAACCCCGCTTTATGAGGACGCCGAGGACGACGAAGGTAATCCGCTCACGCTCATCTACGCCGGCCGGCACGCCTACTGCGATCAGGACTGCAAA contains:
- a CDS encoding putative phage abortive infection protein, with translation MKKRISAEAMIAGGVLAVLIAYVGYYYFLYSGYSSSEAITDLKGVRSGTFGDAFGALNALFSGLAFSGVLITLYFQRKDLKESHIQNAKQQTESQFYNMLALQQQVVQGFDLHRSGPDAHTIQGRDCFRDWKRKMQARYVALSPDFQGKPDISRGIEAFKKIYRAHQGDLGLYFRSLYSVFRFLDGVDPSQRKHLGAVMRSLLSDYELVFIFYNCLSEKGRKFNRFAIEYALFDNLDAQRLLNFEHVAHADRLSLGENQLALKIREAAYTNK
- a CDS encoding DNA cytosine methyltransferase, yielding MSAQQKKHPFDFKTQYGLGFSTQDDEIVVDFFCGGGGAGTGLEMGLGRAVNVAKNHNPQAISMHTVNHPGAVHYTTDVFEGDPDTECGGKAVGWFHMSPDCTHHSQAAGGQPRKREIRNLSWIGLKWAGKKKPRVISLENVKQILQWGPLIAKRCKATGRVMKLGGAIAELGEVVPVHQQFLVPDPKRRGQTWATFVAELQRLGYVVEWRVIKACDFGAPTSRERLFMIARCDGEPIVWPAPTHAKHPVKGQQKWRTAAECIDWTIPSKSIFDRPKPLAPATLRRIAKGMKKFVIDAADPFIVPIANWSGESVQSAHDPLRTVTSWPRGGSFAMASPIIAPATHQGSDRINDPHAPLPTVTCANRGELTLISPTLIQTGYGERPGQEPRVPGLDQPLGTVVAGGVKHALTSAVLVGTGGPEYSGKPASIDQPAGTLMTQNHRAIAAAHLVKFRFSDEGKALNEPLPTITSGGNYQRPAGAAHAMGISTVFMAQMNGGFNTTDAKSIEDPMTTVTNTGSQQQLVTANLVHLRGNCDARDAADPLHTISAGGTHHGLVTAFMERQFGASVGQAVDEPAPTITAGGGGKSSLVEFQLSPEVEAGALLVAAFLISYYGTENVSAAGEPAPTITTKDRLALVTVTIKGTPYVIVDICLRMLQPAELYKAQGFPADYIISHGADGKPFTKTQQVHMCGNSVSPPPMAALARANDPWRAIERQAAAA